GATTGATTgcatgcgagttcgaggacgaactcatatctaagaggggaaGAAATGTAACGCCCAAGATTTTGTGTAATACGTTTGAGTTACTAGGTATTATGAATatgggaatggaagaacagacacgaAGAAGGGACGTGGCGATTTGagtttagttgcaaagtatatTGTTTGGGCagcagagacagtgcacccgcggttcaaaagacagtgcacccgcagtaggtcttctgaaattttgaaggTTTACAGTAGCtcgactgcacccgcggtaagaacaggaccgcacctgcggtagaTGCACCGAGacaggagcgcacccgcggtaaaagaGCCAGCGCACCTGTAATATCCCAATCTTTTagcattttattgtttataatattatttttggttggGTGTTTAGGAAATATGTTTATTGGAATGATTGTTATATGGTCATTGTTTATGGTTATTGTTTTGGAATCATGTTCATCgttggtgatgattatggaaGTGAATGGGTAcaatagaaagttgatcttaagccaaataggaaatggaagtgcagaaacagtatgaaaaatgtggcagtagttgtggtttttagtataatgttttgtatattgatccaattgatgtgaggccacttccattagaaagataagatataaggttataactttcatgttttgagttttgttcaaatcattagggaagacgagccaaaagtggcccgaagtgtgcCGTGTGTTTTGTTGTTCCTGCACTAACATATGTTGGTAGAATGgacataactttttactcagacctccaaatgacctgaaatttggggagattcaagaaaagacatagggatacaactttcatgtttaccactttagCTAATTCGGAAGAACCAGTGCAGTTTTAGCCCTTGGAGCCtagggtacacggacccctacacggggtccgggtCTGGCCATGCAAAATGAGTGATttcccgagtgtacacggacctatacacggaggggggcacggggtccgtgtctatgGCATTGAAAACACGTTTTTTATGGATTTTGATGGCTTATAACTTGATTCTAGAGGCTTCTATCATAATCTATCTTCCTCCCATTCCCTTGCATCGGTTCTTACTTCTTTTCCCTTCAAAGTTTTCTCTCCAAATTATATCTTCCACTCCAAGTCAAGGATTTTAGTTGTGTTCTTAGTGGTTTCCACTTTTTCCTCCAAGCTACAAGGTAAGGATTATAGTATTGGAGTTGGAAGGGTTTTTAATATTAAGGTTATGTGAAGGGTTAAGTTGTAATTGATGGATTCTTTGGATTAATGTTAATGATTCATAGttattattgtgtttattgttgtaggaatcaTTCAAGATCATCATAGCCATCTTTTTGTTGTTGGGTTGTAAGTAGAAGCTTTTCCTTCTAAtgctcacatgatatatatgtatataagccatgtttattgatgtCTAGCTCCTTCCATTGTTAGATTATTGATGTATGTATTGTTATTTGTTCATTGAGCCAAGAATATCATTAAATTCATTGATAAGGAGCTAGTACTCTATTGTTGCTTACCAAGTGTTTGCTAAAATGTCCCAATGAAGTTTCCTATGATTAAAGCCAAGGAATGAtagtaattcatgcatgtcattggccaatcacatgattatgagtatctctcacagttttgatatatttatatatcaaagagatactatCTACATGTCACAGGTCACAGAACTATCATTTCCTTTCCTTTAATTCATGCCATGTTATACCATCTATGTTTCCTTGATTTTGTATTGTTCATTGAAGATGGTATTGTTCGATTTTTATTTCCAATTCCATAGCCATGTTTCAAGCCAagccatgtatatgtatttgttatgtacAGCTTTCTGcttactgagttttatctcattccagttaatgtcatgtgatACAGGTGATAAAAAGGATTGAAGTGGATTGTCTGAGGGGGGGAGAAGTCATATAGCAAGTTGAAGGGGAAGACTTTTGTACTTTTGTTATGTAACCATTATTTTTGTGAACATTGAAAgtttaaaatatcatgtattGGGTAACTTGAATCTTATGAGAAAATATGgggtgatttttgaaaatatgttgatgatgattTTGTAAATGGTTATGGTTAAAAGTTTGAAATGTTTTTGGTGCAAATAGtattctttcctttaaattGTAATGCTTCCGcgtatgttatttatttaaattaattgtcATGGGAGTGGGGTTGTTTCAATTAGTATCAGAGCGAAAGTTCTTTGGACCATATATGACTTCTTCTATCTAGGAAAATCCGGTATGTTTTCGATCCTACATCTATTGATTTTAACATTGAGAGTTGATTCTATTTCATTTCCATTGATGTATCATTTCTTCCTATCTATGTTAAAGTGAGCATTTGTGTAGGATATGCCTCCCAAGAGAAAGAATATTGAAGGGGATGATAGGACCCCTGATAAGACTGCAAAGGTGGTAGATGAATTCAATAAGTTATTGAAGGAGCAAGCAAAGGTCCATGGCAAACAAATTCAACAGCTATTGAGCATGCATACCTCGAGCCAGGGTCGTGGTAGTGGAAGAGGCTTAAGTACAACTGAAAGTTCTGTTGAGGGTGCTTATGATCGTTTCAGACGTATGAATCCTCCTGATTTTATTGGAGGCTCTGATTCCTTAGTGGCTCTTGAATTGATCAAATCGTTGGAAGCCATATTCGATTATTTGAagttcactgaccaagaaaaggTAATTTGTGCTGTGTTTATTTTGGTCAAAGCTTCTCGTATCTGGTGGGAAGCCACCAAGGTGACAGCTAATGTTCAAGAATTAAAGTGGAACgagtttaaagatttattctacgCCAAATATTTCTCGAGCGAAGTAAAAGCCAAGAAGGTGCAAGGATTTCTGGAATTGAGGCAGGATGCTTTGTCTGTTACTGAATATACGTTGAAGTTTGAGGAAGGATGTGTTTTTGTTCCTTTTATTGCTGAGAACGATAAGGATAAAGGAGAACATTTCCTTCGGGGTTTGAATCCAGAGATTCGAAGAGATGTGCATATGTCCAAGGTGGTCACATACCAGGATATTGTTGAGAGGGCCTTGCTAGCCAAGCACGATGAACGATAAGAAGACAAGCTTTCCAAGCTAGAGGACAAGGTGCAAGCGCAAATGTTCGTGGTGGCCACAAAGGTAAGGGTAAGATAGAGCAGCGCTCTAAACCTCATGTGCCTTCTTCTGATACTGAACGACAGGTATGTCCTAAGTGTGGAAAGCCACACAAGGGTGAGTGTTTGGTGGGTAGTGGACGATGTTTTAGATGCAAGGAGATGGGGCACAAGGCATTGAAATGTCCTCTCTCCTCAGGCAAAGGAAAAGTCCAAGGCAGAATTTTTGCTATGACGAAGGAAAGTGTTAATCCTGATTCTTCTATGATATCAGGTAATATTTCAATCTATGGCAAAGAAGCAATTACATTGATTGACACTGGTGCAacccattcttttatgtctgaagtgTTTATGCATTCTATATCTGTTGAACCTACTGTTATGCCATTACACTTCAATATTG
The sequence above is a segment of the Primulina tabacum isolate GXHZ01 chromosome 6, ASM2559414v2, whole genome shotgun sequence genome. Coding sequences within it:
- the LOC142550111 gene encoding uncharacterized protein LOC142550111 yields the protein MPPKRKNIEGDDRTPDKTAKVVDEFNKLLKEQAKVHGKQIQQLLSMHTSSQGRGSGRGLSTTESSVEGAYDRFRRMNPPDFIGGSDSLVALELIKSLEAIFDYLKFTDQEKVICAVFILVKASRIWWEATKVTANVQELKWNEFKDLFYAKYFSSEVKAKKVQGFLELRQDALSVTEYTLKFEEGCVFVPFIAENDKDKGEHFLRGLNPEIRRDVHMSKVVTYQDIVERALLAKHDER